In a single window of the Pseudomonas lutea genome:
- the thiI gene encoding tRNA uracil 4-sulfurtransferase ThiI, with protein MKLIVKVFPEITIKSRPVRKRFIKQLAKNIRTVLRDLDPALVVDGVWDNLEVETRVEDAKVLREMTERLSCMPGITHFLQVDQHPLGDMEDIYDKCKLHFGDAIPGKIFGVRCKRAGHHDFSSMDVEKYVGSKLRRECNAAGISLKAPEVEVRIEIRDQRLFVIHSQHNGIGGYPLGSLEQTLILMSGGFDSTVAAYQIMRRGLMSHFCFFNLGGRAHELGVMEVAHFIWKKYGSSQRVLFVSVPFEEVLGEILGKVDNSHMGVVLKRMMLRAATNIADRLEIDALVTGEAISQVSSQTLPNLSVIDCVTEKLVLRPLIASHKQDIIDLADQIGTGDFARHMPEYCGVISVNPKTAAKRNRVEHEEKAFDMAVLERALENARLVPIDRVIEELGQDVQVEEVGQALAGQVVIDIRHPDDADDHPLDLAGIEVQTLPFFALNSRFKELDDTRQYLLYCDKGVMSRLHAHHLLSEGHANVRVYRPS; from the coding sequence ATGAAATTAATCGTCAAAGTCTTCCCAGAAATCACTATCAAAAGCCGGCCTGTGCGTAAGCGTTTCATCAAACAGCTGGCCAAGAACATCCGTACGGTGCTCCGAGATCTGGACCCGGCGTTGGTGGTGGATGGCGTGTGGGACAACCTTGAGGTCGAAACCAGGGTCGAGGATGCCAAAGTTTTGCGCGAGATGACCGAGCGTCTGAGCTGCATGCCCGGCATCACGCATTTCCTGCAAGTCGACCAGCATCCGCTGGGCGACATGGAGGACATTTACGATAAGTGCAAGCTGCACTTCGGTGACGCGATCCCCGGCAAAATATTCGGGGTGCGCTGCAAGCGGGCTGGTCACCACGACTTCAGCTCCATGGACGTCGAGAAATACGTCGGCAGCAAGCTGCGTCGGGAATGCAACGCGGCAGGCATTTCGCTCAAGGCGCCGGAAGTCGAAGTCCGGATCGAAATCCGTGACCAGCGCCTGTTCGTGATCCACAGCCAGCACAACGGTATCGGCGGTTATCCGCTGGGATCGCTTGAACAGACCCTGATCCTCATGTCAGGCGGTTTCGACTCCACCGTCGCGGCTTATCAGATCATGCGCCGCGGCTTGATGAGCCATTTCTGCTTCTTCAATCTGGGCGGCCGCGCCCACGAGCTGGGCGTGATGGAAGTCGCGCACTTCATCTGGAAGAAGTACGGCAGCTCCCAGCGCGTGCTGTTCGTCAGCGTACCGTTCGAGGAAGTTCTGGGAGAAATTCTCGGAAAAGTCGATAACAGTCATATGGGCGTAGTATTGAAGCGTATGATGTTGCGCGCCGCGACCAACATTGCCGACAGGCTGGAGATTGATGCACTGGTGACGGGTGAGGCGATCTCCCAGGTTTCCAGCCAGACGCTGCCCAATCTGTCGGTCATCGACTGCGTAACGGAGAAGCTGGTCTTGCGACCGCTGATTGCCAGTCACAAGCAGGACATTATTGACCTGGCCGACCAGATCGGCACAGGCGATTTTGCCCGGCATATGCCCGAATACTGCGGCGTGATCTCGGTTAACCCCAAGACTGCAGCCAAGCGCAACCGGGTTGAACACGAAGAAAAAGCGTTCGACATGGCTGTGCTTGAGCGTGCGCTTGAAAACGCTCGTCTGGTGCCGATCGATCGTGTGATCGAAGAACTGGGCCAGGACGTTCAGGTTGAAGAAGTCGGCCAGGCGCTGGCAGGGCAAGTGGTTATCGACATCCGCCACCCGGATGACGCTGACGACCACCCGCTGGACCTGGCTGGTATCGAAGTACAAACGCTGCCGTTCTTTGCATTGAACAGCCGTTTCAAGGAACTGGATGACACGCGCCAGTACCTGCTCTATTGCGACAAAGGCGTCATGAGTCGCCTGCATGCTCATCATCTGCTCAGTGAGGGGCATGCCAATGTGCGCGTTTATCGACCGAGCTAA
- a CDS encoding DUF4124 domain-containing protein produces MPDDLKRFCRSVVALCALISLSQTAVAEVYTYVDANGNRVFTDQPHRNAKKVDIAPTNRVEQPANKANRVSRVKAAPSPIFRYQLLRILAPEPDSTVRDIQGNLNVTVTNEPELQPGHVYRLLLDGQLYAAPTRSPVFPLTNIDRGTHQLSVEIVDQTGRVLERTPNQPFHLVRISLSQKRLAQPCKNDDYGVRPECPIKDKPEEESSFFPFFR; encoded by the coding sequence ATGCCGGACGACCTTAAACGCTTTTGCCGGTCCGTCGTTGCCCTGTGCGCGTTGATCAGCCTGAGCCAGACGGCCGTCGCAGAGGTTTATACCTACGTTGATGCAAACGGCAATCGAGTGTTCACCGATCAGCCCCACCGCAACGCAAAGAAGGTCGACATTGCGCCGACCAACAGGGTTGAGCAGCCTGCGAATAAGGCGAATCGGGTCTCACGAGTCAAGGCGGCGCCGAGCCCGATCTTCCGCTATCAGCTTCTGCGCATACTGGCCCCCGAGCCCGATAGCACTGTCCGTGACATCCAGGGCAACCTGAATGTCACCGTCACCAATGAACCCGAGCTTCAACCCGGCCATGTCTACCGGTTGCTGCTCGATGGCCAACTCTACGCAGCGCCAACGCGCAGCCCGGTTTTTCCGCTCACCAATATTGATCGCGGCACCCATCAACTTTCGGTCGAGATCGTTGACCAGACAGGGCGAGTACTTGAGCGCACACCCAACCAGCCCTTTCATCTGGTTCGCATCTCGCTGTCGCAGAAACGCCTCGCCCAACCCTGCAAGAACGATGATTACGGCGTGCGACCTGAATGCCCCATCAAAGACAAACCAGAAGAAGAATCGAGCTTTTTTCCCTTTTTTCGATGA
- a CDS encoding DUF4124 domain-containing protein — MRQCLALMLLVFALPAAAQIYKYTDASGNTAYSNQPPNGTKAETVELPPLNSVETVVPAPAPPLPAAQSQSQSQSQQSATAYQVLALKDLPEEEALRANNGSFTVGVAIEPRLQPGHLLQLVVDGAPYGQPTNVPRLQVLELDRGEHSFAVQVLANQRSIQQSETVNLTVQRVHAGRP, encoded by the coding sequence ATGCGTCAATGTCTCGCCCTTATGCTGCTGGTATTCGCACTGCCTGCTGCCGCGCAGATCTACAAATACACGGATGCCTCCGGGAATACTGCGTACAGCAATCAGCCGCCTAACGGCACCAAAGCCGAAACAGTCGAGCTGCCGCCACTTAACAGCGTAGAGACTGTCGTCCCCGCGCCAGCCCCGCCCCTGCCAGCGGCCCAGAGCCAGAGCCAGAGCCAGAGCCAGCAAAGCGCTACGGCTTATCAAGTGCTTGCGCTGAAAGACCTGCCTGAGGAAGAAGCCCTTCGCGCCAACAACGGCTCGTTTACCGTGGGCGTGGCGATCGAACCGCGCTTGCAGCCCGGACACCTGCTGCAATTGGTCGTGGATGGCGCGCCCTACGGACAGCCGACCAATGTTCCGCGGCTGCAGGTCCTGGAGCTTGACCGGGGAGAACACAGTTTTGCGGTGCAGGTACTGGCAAACCAGCGCTCCATCCAGCAAAGCGAGACGGTGAATCTGACAGTGCAGCGGGTCCATGCCGGACGACCTTAA
- the mgrA gene encoding L-glyceraldehyde 3-phosphate reductase — MTYIAAENRYERIPYRRVGRSGLVLPALSMGLWHNFGDSTPIDTQRAMLRTAFDLGINHFDLANNYGPPYGSAEINFGRLLKEDFKQYRDELIISSKAGWDMWPGPYGQGGGSRKYVLASLDQSLQRMGLEYVDIFYSHRFDPDTPLEETASALATAVQQGKALYIGISSYSGAKTREMAALLKEWKVPLLIHQPAYNLLNRWVEKDLLDTTDELGSGVIAFTALAQGLLSDKYLNGIPKDARVNRPGGGSLQAAHLSEQNIEHVRALNEIAKRRGQSLAQMALAWTLRDPRVTSALIGASRPEQIIENVGALDNLEFSQEELAEIDRFAVEGGINLWEKPSSAE, encoded by the coding sequence ATGACTTACATCGCCGCCGAAAATCGTTATGAACGCATTCCCTATCGCCGCGTGGGCCGAAGCGGCCTGGTGTTGCCAGCGCTTTCCATGGGGTTGTGGCACAACTTTGGCGACAGCACGCCGATCGACACTCAACGCGCCATGTTGCGCACGGCGTTCGACCTGGGCATCAACCACTTCGACCTCGCCAACAATTACGGTCCGCCCTACGGCAGTGCCGAAATCAACTTCGGGCGTCTCTTGAAGGAAGACTTCAAGCAGTATCGCGACGAGTTGATCATCTCCAGCAAAGCAGGCTGGGACATGTGGCCGGGGCCGTATGGTCAGGGCGGAGGTTCGCGCAAATATGTGCTCGCCAGCCTCGACCAGAGCTTGCAGCGCATGGGTCTGGAATACGTGGATATTTTCTATTCCCACCGTTTTGACCCGGACACCCCGCTGGAAGAAACCGCGAGTGCTCTGGCCACCGCCGTGCAGCAAGGCAAGGCGCTGTACATCGGGATCTCTTCCTATTCGGGCGCCAAGACCCGGGAAATGGCAGCCCTGTTGAAGGAGTGGAAAGTGCCGCTGCTGATCCATCAGCCGGCCTACAACCTGCTCAATCGCTGGGTAGAAAAAGACCTGCTGGACACTACCGACGAGTTGGGTTCAGGCGTTATCGCGTTTACCGCCCTGGCACAGGGTCTGCTCTCGGACAAATACCTGAACGGCATTCCAAAGGATGCGCGGGTTAACCGCCCAGGCGGCGGCTCGCTACAGGCTGCGCATTTGTCGGAGCAGAACATCGAGCACGTGCGAGCCCTGAACGAAATTGCCAAGCGCCGTGGCCAGAGCCTGGCGCAGATGGCGCTGGCGTGGACGCTGCGTGATCCGCGCGTCACGTCCGCGTTGATCGGTGCAAGCCGCCCGGAGCAGATCATCGAGAACGTCGGCGCGCTCGACAATCTGGAATTCAGTCAGGAAGAACTGGCTGAGATCGATCGGTTCGCGGTGGAAGGCGGGATCAACCTGTGGGAGAAGCCGTCTTCGGCTGAGTAA
- a CDS encoding SDR family oxidoreductase produces the protein MTQSDNQVARPVAIITGASRGIGAQIARRLSGDGFAVVINFASSAGEADALAAELNAAGGHAIAIKADIARSDEVRYLFEQTEAQLGNVDVLVNNAGVMKALPLAETSDEQFDLAFNINARGTFNTLREAGARMKDGGRIINFSTTALALNLPGYAIYNATKAAVEAFTHVFAKELRGRNITVNAVAPGPVATELFMHGKSEEQIQHFANMPPLQRLGQPEDIASVVSFLAGPDSGWVNGQVLRANGGLA, from the coding sequence ATGACGCAATCAGATAATCAAGTCGCTCGTCCTGTTGCCATCATCACCGGCGCCTCGCGTGGCATCGGTGCGCAAATCGCCCGGCGCCTGAGCGGCGACGGCTTTGCGGTAGTGATTAATTTCGCCAGCAGTGCGGGCGAGGCTGATGCGCTTGCAGCAGAGCTGAATGCTGCCGGCGGGCATGCCATCGCCATCAAAGCTGATATCGCCAGGAGCGACGAGGTCCGTTATCTCTTTGAGCAAACCGAAGCGCAGCTGGGAAACGTCGACGTGCTGGTCAATAACGCAGGCGTCATGAAGGCCCTGCCGCTGGCTGAGACGAGTGATGAGCAGTTCGATCTGGCATTCAACATCAACGCACGCGGCACCTTCAACACGCTGCGCGAGGCCGGTGCCCGGATGAAGGATGGCGGACGCATCATCAACTTTTCCACCACTGCGTTGGCGCTGAACTTGCCGGGGTACGCGATCTATAACGCGACAAAAGCGGCCGTCGAGGCCTTTACCCACGTGTTTGCCAAGGAGCTGCGTGGCCGCAATATCACGGTGAACGCCGTTGCACCGGGGCCCGTCGCCACGGAACTGTTCATGCACGGCAAAAGCGAAGAGCAAATCCAGCACTTCGCCAACATGCCCCCGTTGCAGCGCCTCGGGCAACCGGAAGACATTGCCAGTGTGGTGTCCTTTCTGGCCGGCCCCGATTCAGGCTGGGTGAATGGGCAAGTGCTGCGGGCCAACGGTGGCTTGGCGTAG
- a CDS encoding chorismate mutase encodes MLKKLKLAVLACGLVSAGVQAAPAQQPPVQLQPLVAAMEKRLEIANDVARSKWHSGKPVQDSERERQVIQNAESRAGEFKLGADDVREFMTAQMEANKMVQYARIKQWRESGHSPEEPESSLTDGIRGRLDTLLPVLMHSYSAFQPYRSDTGCPDWVQSEIQRQANDPVIVTALQRAAVDLCRTTPNQ; translated from the coding sequence ATGCTTAAAAAGCTCAAACTCGCTGTTCTGGCCTGCGGCTTGGTGTCCGCCGGCGTTCAGGCTGCTCCTGCGCAGCAGCCCCCGGTGCAACTTCAGCCGCTCGTTGCGGCCATGGAGAAAAGGCTGGAAATCGCCAATGACGTCGCGCGCAGCAAATGGCACAGCGGCAAGCCGGTGCAGGACAGTGAGCGCGAGCGTCAGGTGATCCAGAATGCGGAATCACGGGCGGGTGAATTCAAGCTGGGTGCCGACGATGTGCGGGAGTTCATGACCGCACAGATGGAAGCCAACAAGATGGTGCAATACGCGCGCATCAAGCAGTGGCGCGAAAGCGGCCACTCCCCCGAGGAGCCCGAATCCAGTCTCACCGATGGCATCCGGGGTCGGCTGGATACGCTGCTGCCGGTGTTGATGCACAGTTACTCGGCGTTTCAGCCTTACCGCAGCGATACCGGGTGCCCGGATTGGGTGCAGTCGGAAATTCAACGACAGGCCAACGATCCGGTCATCGTGACCGCGCTGCAGCGAGCAGCAGTCGACCTCTGCCGGACGACGCCAAACCAGTAA
- the glnA gene encoding glutamate--ammonia ligase, with amino-acid sequence MSKSVQLIKDHDVKWIDLRFTDTKGTQHHVTMPARDALEDDFFEVGKMFDGSSISGWKGIEASDMILLPDDETAVLDPFTEEPTLILVCDIIEPSTMQGYDRDPRAIAHRAEEYLKSTGIGDTVFAGPEPEFFIFDEVKFKSDISGSMFKIYSEQGSWMSDADIEGGNKGHRPGIKGGYFPVPPFDHDHEIRTAMCNALEEMGQVVEVHHHEVATAGQNEIGVKFNTLVKKADEVQTLKYVVHNVADAYGRTATFMPKPLYGDNGSGMHVHMSISKDGKNTFAGEGYAGLSDTALYFIGGIIKHGKALNGFTNPATNSYKRLVPGFEAPVMLAYSARNRSASIRIPYVNSPKGRRIEARFPDPAANPYLAFAALLMAGLDGIQNKIHPGDAADKNLYDLPPEEAKEIPQVCGSLKEALEELDKGRAFLTKGGVFSDDFIDAYIALKSEEEIKVRTFVHPLEYELYYSC; translated from the coding sequence ATGTCGAAGTCGGTTCAACTCATCAAAGATCATGACGTTAAGTGGATTGATCTGCGCTTCACGGACACCAAAGGCACTCAGCACCACGTGACCATGCCGGCCCGCGATGCGCTGGAAGACGACTTCTTCGAAGTCGGCAAAATGTTCGACGGCTCCTCCATCTCGGGCTGGAAAGGCATCGAAGCCTCCGACATGATCCTGCTGCCGGACGACGAAACAGCCGTTCTCGATCCGTTCACCGAAGAGCCTACGCTGATTCTGGTTTGCGACATCATCGAACCTTCGACTATGCAGGGTTACGATCGCGACCCACGCGCCATCGCTCACCGCGCCGAGGAATACCTGAAGTCGACCGGTATCGGTGACACGGTATTCGCAGGCCCTGAGCCGGAATTCTTCATCTTCGACGAAGTGAAATTCAAATCCGACATCTCCGGCTCCATGTTCAAGATCTACTCCGAACAGGGTTCCTGGATGTCCGACGCGGACATCGAAGGCGGTAACAAGGGCCACCGTCCAGGCATCAAAGGCGGCTACTTCCCGGTTCCACCGTTCGACCACGACCACGAAATCCGCACCGCAATGTGCAACGCGCTGGAAGAAATGGGCCAGGTCGTCGAAGTTCACCACCACGAAGTGGCAACCGCTGGCCAGAACGAAATCGGCGTGAAATTCAACACGCTGGTCAAGAAGGCTGACGAAGTTCAAACCCTGAAGTACGTCGTGCACAACGTTGCAGACGCTTACGGCCGCACCGCTACCTTCATGCCGAAGCCTCTGTACGGCGATAACGGTTCGGGTATGCACGTTCACATGTCCATCTCCAAAGATGGCAAGAACACCTTTGCTGGCGAAGGCTATGCCGGCCTGTCCGATACCGCTCTGTACTTCATCGGCGGCATCATCAAGCACGGCAAGGCGCTGAACGGCTTCACCAACCCGGCGACCAACTCCTACAAGCGTCTGGTTCCAGGTTTCGAAGCGCCGGTCATGCTGGCCTACTCCGCACGTAACCGTTCTGCTTCGATCCGTATTCCTTACGTCAACAGCCCTAAAGGTCGTCGTATCGAAGCACGCTTCCCGGACCCGGCTGCCAACCCGTACCTGGCGTTCGCTGCACTGTTGATGGCTGGCCTGGACGGCATCCAGAACAAGATCCACCCTGGCGATGCTGCTGACAAAAACCTGTATGACCTGCCGCCAGAAGAGGCGAAAGAGATTCCACAAGTGTGCGGCAGCCTGAAAGAAGCCCTGGAAGAGCTGGATAAAGGTCGTGCGTTCCTGACCAAAGGCGGCGTGTTCAGCGACGATTTCATCGACGCTTACATCGCTCTGAAATCTGAAGAAGAGATCAAAGTGCGTACCTTCGTACACCCACTGGAATACGAGCTGTACTACAGCTGCTGA
- the glnL gene encoding nitrogen regulation protein NR(II) — MTISDALHRLLLDNLTTATILLNSDLRLEYMNPAAEMLLAISGQRSHGQFISELFTESAEALSSLRQAVEQAHPFTKREAMLTALTGQTLTVDYAVTPILSQAETMLLLEVHPRDRLLRITKEEAQLSKQETTKMLVRGLAHEIKNPLGGIRGAAQLLARELPEESLKDYTNVIIEEADRLRNLVDRMLGSNKLPLLAMTNVHEVLERVCSLVEAESQGCITIVRDYDPSIPDVLIDREQMIQAVLNIVRNAMQAISSQNELRLGRISLRTRAMRQFTIGHVRHRLVSKIEIIDNGPGIPPELQETIFYPMVSGRPDGTGLGLAITQNIISQHQGLIECDSHPGHTTFSIFLPLEQGAAST, encoded by the coding sequence ATGACTATCAGCGATGCGTTGCATCGGTTGTTACTCGACAACCTGACCACTGCCACGATTCTGCTCAACTCGGACCTGCGTCTGGAGTACATGAATCCTGCTGCTGAAATGCTGCTGGCCATCAGTGGTCAGCGCAGCCACGGGCAATTCATCAGCGAGTTGTTCACTGAGTCGGCTGAAGCGCTCAGTTCGTTGCGCCAGGCAGTGGAGCAGGCTCATCCCTTCACAAAACGAGAGGCGATGCTGACGGCGCTGACCGGCCAGACGCTGACGGTCGACTACGCCGTCACGCCGATTCTCTCCCAGGCTGAAACCATGCTCCTGCTGGAGGTTCATCCCCGTGATCGTTTGCTGCGCATCACCAAGGAGGAGGCGCAACTGTCCAAGCAGGAAACCACCAAAATGCTGGTGCGCGGCCTGGCTCACGAAATAAAGAATCCCCTCGGCGGGATTCGCGGCGCCGCGCAGTTGCTTGCGCGGGAACTGCCGGAAGAAAGTCTCAAGGATTACACCAACGTCATCATTGAAGAGGCAGACCGGCTGCGCAATCTGGTCGATCGCATGCTGGGCTCCAACAAGCTGCCACTGCTGGCAATGACCAACGTCCATGAGGTCCTCGAGCGTGTATGCAGCCTGGTAGAAGCCGAGAGTCAGGGATGCATTACCATCGTGCGCGACTACGACCCGAGCATTCCGGACGTGTTGATCGACCGCGAACAGATGATTCAGGCGGTGCTTAACATCGTACGCAACGCGATGCAGGCCATCAGCAGCCAGAATGAGCTGCGCCTGGGCCGGATCAGTCTGCGCACCCGCGCCATGCGTCAGTTTACGATTGGCCATGTGCGCCATCGGCTGGTCAGCAAAATCGAGATCATCGACAACGGCCCCGGCATCCCGCCGGAGCTGCAGGAAACCATTTTTTATCCCATGGTCAGCGGCCGCCCGGATGGCACCGGGCTGGGCCTCGCCATTACCCAGAACATCATCAGTCAGCACCAGGGGCTGATCGAGTGTGATAGCCATCCTGGCCATACAACATTCTCGATCTTCCTGCCGCTGGAACAAGGAGCAGCGTCGACATGA
- the ntrC gene encoding nitrogen regulation protein NR(I) translates to MSRSETVWIVDDDRSIRWVLEKALQQEGMTTQSFDSADGVMSRLARQQPDVIISDIRMPGASGLDLLARIREQHPRLPVIIMTAHSDLDSAVASYQGGAFEYLPKPFDVDEAVSLVKRANQHAQEQQGLDIPPTLTRTPEIIGEAPAMQEVFRAIGRLSHSNITVLINGESGTGKELVAHALHRHSPRSASPFIALNMAAIPKDLMESELFGHEKGAFTGAANLRRGRFEQADGGTLFLDEIGDMPADTQTRLLRVLADGEFYRVGGHIPVKVDVRIIAATHQNLETLVQAGKFREDLFHRLNVIRIHIPRMSDRREDIPTLARHFLSRAAQELAVEPKLLKSETEEYLKHLPWPGNVRQLENTCRWITVMASGREVHVSDLPPELLSLPQDAAPVTNWEQALRQWADQALARGQSSLLDSAVPTFERIMIETALKHTAGRRRDAAVLLGWGRNTLTRKIKELGMKIDGGDDDEGEEA, encoded by the coding sequence ATGAGCCGTAGTGAAACTGTCTGGATCGTCGATGACGACCGTTCCATCCGCTGGGTGTTGGAGAAAGCCCTGCAGCAAGAGGGCATGACCACTCAGAGTTTCGACAGCGCCGATGGCGTGATGAGCCGACTGGCGCGCCAGCAGCCGGATGTGATCATTTCAGACATCCGCATGCCCGGCGCGAGCGGCCTGGACTTGCTCGCGCGTATCCGCGAACAGCATCCGCGTCTGCCAGTCATCATCATGACGGCGCACTCGGACCTGGACAGCGCAGTGGCGTCCTATCAGGGCGGCGCGTTCGAATATTTGCCCAAGCCGTTTGATGTCGACGAAGCCGTCTCACTGGTCAAACGCGCCAATCAGCACGCGCAGGAACAGCAAGGCCTTGATATCCCGCCAACGCTGACCCGCACGCCGGAAATCATCGGCGAAGCGCCGGCCATGCAGGAGGTGTTCCGCGCTATTGGCCGTTTGAGCCACTCCAACATCACCGTGTTGATCAATGGTGAATCAGGGACCGGTAAGGAGCTGGTTGCCCACGCCCTGCACCGCCACAGCCCGCGCTCCGCGTCTCCGTTCATCGCGCTGAACATGGCGGCGATTCCGAAGGACCTGATGGAGTCCGAGCTGTTCGGTCACGAAAAAGGTGCATTTACCGGTGCTGCAAACCTGCGTCGTGGCCGCTTCGAGCAAGCAGACGGCGGCACCCTGTTCCTTGATGAAATCGGTGACATGCCCGCCGATACCCAGACCCGGCTGCTTCGCGTGCTGGCCGACGGCGAGTTCTACCGGGTAGGCGGGCATATCCCCGTCAAAGTCGACGTGCGGATCATTGCCGCTACTCACCAGAACCTGGAAACACTGGTGCAGGCCGGCAAGTTTCGCGAGGACTTGTTCCACCGCTTGAACGTCATCCGCATTCATATCCCGCGCATGTCCGACAGACGCGAAGACATCCCGACGCTGGCACGACACTTCCTCAGCCGCGCTGCGCAGGAATTGGCGGTTGAGCCGAAGCTGCTGAAGTCGGAAACCGAGGAATACCTCAAGCACCTGCCTTGGCCCGGCAACGTGCGTCAGCTGGAAAACACCTGCCGCTGGATCACTGTGATGGCGTCGGGTCGCGAAGTGCACGTCAGCGACCTGCCTCCAGAACTGCTGAGCCTGCCGCAGGACGCGGCGCCGGTGACGAACTGGGAACAAGCGCTGCGACAGTGGGCCGATCAGGCGCTGGCCCGCGGGCAGTCGAGCCTGCTGGACAGCGCAGTGCCGACGTTCGAGCGGATCATGATCGAAACTGCCCTGAAACACACCGCTGGTCGCCGTCGCGACGCCGCCGTGCTACTGGGCTGGGGCCGCAACACCTTGACCCGCAAGATCAAGGAACTGGGGATGAAGATCGACGGGGGCGATGACGACGAGGGTGAAGAAGCCTGA
- a CDS encoding polymorphic toxin type 44 domain-containing protein has product MKGYYLVRGDKTSCGGQILAGSTIFTVNGHERICEGDPVSCGKDGNTYEVTGGIDNFTYHGRRVAGTLDSFSGCPCRSRLLNSIDSSTYESATASMRSPGVATARTPQVPFTSSSSTSPTSPFATRQPPALPIAPVLVTATCPHPDRMHELAGYIADEMNRNIRHPSVLKMRKLNSYDAVEETKKYFEQPFYLTMGHVPNFNAIELAKKAEAFALWTERVGQNRPWDHKPIIRKNFGGFWHKHGEYDYYYDIWSNIHYGYVGTIGGISESALLDGAGLEQIASDTLRKVKEVWSKPRNEWELPGPHATATPRTSLRSWDDVADRVSISIGIKLAGEYWEGGLTAGLIMDEVLAFEPTFWGDGAQVHKCEQT; this is encoded by the coding sequence ATGAAAGGGTATTATCTTGTGCGAGGTGACAAAACCTCGTGCGGCGGACAAATTCTGGCGGGTTCAACTATCTTTACGGTCAACGGGCACGAGCGCATCTGTGAAGGTGACCCCGTAAGCTGCGGCAAGGACGGCAACACATACGAAGTTACTGGCGGTATTGATAATTTTACCTATCACGGACGACGAGTTGCCGGCACGCTCGACAGTTTCAGTGGGTGTCCATGCAGGTCCAGGCTGCTGAACTCGATAGATAGCTCCACCTATGAAAGCGCTACGGCCTCAATGCGCTCACCTGGAGTTGCTACGGCGCGCACACCGCAGGTGCCTTTCACATCATCATCCTCGACGTCGCCGACGTCGCCGTTTGCAACCCGGCAACCTCCGGCCTTACCGATCGCACCAGTGCTCGTGACGGCAACCTGTCCTCATCCTGATCGTATGCATGAACTTGCCGGTTACATTGCCGATGAGATGAATCGCAATATTCGCCATCCTTCGGTTTTGAAGATGAGGAAGTTGAATAGTTATGATGCGGTAGAAGAGACCAAAAAATACTTTGAACAGCCGTTTTATCTGACGATGGGGCATGTGCCTAACTTCAATGCCATCGAGCTAGCGAAAAAAGCTGAGGCATTTGCATTGTGGACCGAGCGGGTGGGGCAGAATCGGCCATGGGATCATAAGCCGATAATCCGTAAAAATTTCGGAGGTTTTTGGCATAAGCACGGTGAGTACGACTATTACTACGATATATGGTCGAACATCCATTATGGGTATGTAGGGACTATAGGTGGGATTTCCGAAAGTGCGTTATTAGATGGTGCCGGCCTTGAGCAGATAGCCTCAGACACTCTAAGGAAAGTAAAAGAGGTGTGGAGCAAGCCTAGGAACGAATGGGAGCTTCCGGGGCCTCATGCTACAGCCACCCCTCGGACTTCGTTGCGGTCGTGGGATGATGTCGCTGATAGAGTCTCCATCAGCATTGGAATTAAGCTGGCTGGAGAGTATTGGGAAGGTGGATTAACGGCCGGTTTGATTATGGATGAAGTTTTGGCCTTTGAGCCAACTTTTTGGGGGGATGGAGCACAGGTGCATAAATGTGAGCAAACCTAA